In one Lycium barbarum isolate Lr01 chromosome 7, ASM1917538v2, whole genome shotgun sequence genomic region, the following are encoded:
- the LOC132603477 gene encoding probable serine/threonine-protein kinase PBL3: MGNWMTCCVHKSDKVAGLPKAFIETGEYGYYSGATKHASHPLPVPDQNSTRKKRTGIVPSPRSESEILSSPYLRALLLSELAKATSNFHRDCLLGEGGFGYVYKGWLCEETLTATTPGSGLGVAVKKLKPRGLQGHKEWLSEVNYLGQFRHPNLVKLIGFCLEGENRLLIYEFMPRGSLENHLFRKSASVLPWVTRIKVAIAAARGLSFLHDAEPQVIYRDFKASNILLDMEFNAKLSDFGLAKSGPTGDHSHVSTQVMGTQGYTAPEYLATGKLTTKCDVYSFGVVLLELLTGRRVMDKRKTGAEQNLIEWATPYLHDKKKLFRIMDTKLEGQYLRKAATIAATLALHCVHPEARGRPDMSFVLSALEQLPSKYMSGRPFGDRKKVSKTRHKSESSFPGSVRTKHASRVSEGTKSPRER; the protein is encoded by the exons ATGGGCAACTGGATGACCTGTTGTGTCCACAAGAGTGACAAAGTTGCAGGACTCCCTAAAGCTTTTATAGAAACCGGTG AATATGGATATTATTCAGGAGCCACAAAACATGCTAGTCACCCTTTGCCTGTTCCAGACCAGAATTCAACTAGAAAAAAGAGAACAGGGATTGTACCAAGTCCAAGGTCTGAGAGTGAAATACTATCATCTCCTTATCTAAGAGCTCTTTTGCTCTCCGAACTTGCAAAGGCTACCAGCAATTTCCATCGTGATTGCCTTCTTGGTGAAGGAGGATTTGGTTATGTTTATAAGGGATGGCTATGTGAGGAGACCCTTACTGCTACGACACCTGGATCAGGACTTGGAGTTGCAGTCAAAAAGCTCAAGCCTCGAGGTTTGCAGGGCCATAAGGAGTGGCTG TCAGAAGTGAATTATCTTGGGCAATTTCGTCATCCAAACTTGGTCAAACTTATTGGATTCTGCTTGGAAGGTGAAAACCGGCTATTAATATATGAATTTATGCCTAGAGGGAGCTTGGAGAACCATTTGTTTCGAA AGAGTGCATCAGTACTTCCATGGGTAACAAGGATTAAAGTTGCCATAGCCGCTGCGCGGGGactttcttttttgcatgatgCAGAACCACAAGTTATATATCGTGACTTTAAAGCTTCTAACATCCTTTTAGACATG GAATTTAATGCAAAACTTTCAGATTTTGGCTTGGCAAAATCTGGTCCAACCGGCGATCATTCTCATGTGTCTACTCAAGTTATGGGTACTCAAGGATATACTGCTCCTGAATATCTTGCTACAG GTAAACTAACAACAAAATGTGATGTTTATAGCTTTGGGGTTGTTTTACTTGAGCTACTTACTGGTCGTCGTGTAATGGATAAAAGGAAAACTGGTGCAGAGCAAAATCTGATCGAGTGGGCAACACCTTACTTGCATGATAAGAAAAAGTTGTTTAGGATTATGGACACTAAGTTAGAAGGGCAATATCTTCGAAAAGCAGCTACAATAGCAGCAACTCTTGCATTGCATTGTGTACATCCTGAAGCAAGGGGTAGACCAGATATGTCATTTGTGTTGAGTGCTTTAGAACAGCTTCCTTCTAAGTATATGTCTGGTCGTCCATTTGGAGATCGAAAAAAGGTGTCTAAAACTCGACACAAATCTGAATCTTCATTTCCAGGCAGTGTTAGGACAAAACACGCCTCTCGTGTTTCAGAAGGTACAAAATCCCCACGAGAACGATGA